CCGGGGGAAATTCCCGTCTTCTGGGCCTGCGGCGTGACTCCACAAGCCGTAGCGGTGGCCAGCCGACTACCGTTTTTGATCACCCATAAACCTGGTCATATGTTTGTGAGCGACAAAAAAGAGACAGCGGGATGAGTCTCGTTTAAATGTGTTTTCAAAGTCCATTGTTTCATTTCGCGATAAGCTGTCCTCTTCCAAAGTATTTCCTTTTTTTCGGGCTGAGTCTGGGACAGCCGCTCTGCGGTGTCGTTCTTGTTTCGTCATGACTGCAAACGAGCTGGGAAGCCTGATTGATCGACTGGCGGGGCCGTTATCGCTCTATGCCCGACAGTGGGTCGATTCGCCCGAGGACATCGTCCAGGAAGCATTCCTGCGCCTGGTTGCGAAACCGCCGTCCGAAGAACTTCTGGTTCCCTGGCTCTACCGGGTGGTTCGCAATGCGGCGATCGATTCGCTCAAAATGTCGCAGCGTCGAAAGCAGCGGGAGCAGAAGCACGCCCAGGGCCGTGGCTGGTTTGTCGAGCAGAACGTCGAAGGACTCGATGCGGAAGTAGCTGTGAATTCGCTGAAGGGTTTACCGCTGGAGCAACGGGAAATCATCGTGGCTCATTTGTGGGGTGGTCTGACGTTCGAACAGATCGCGAAGTTGACCGATAGTTCGTCGAGCACCGTGCATCGCTCTTATCAGGCGGGGTTAGCCGAGTTGCGAGTGAGATTGGAGGGCCTATGTCCGATGAAACCGAAAAGTTGAAAGGCCTGCTGGGATTTACTCCCCAGTCGGCGGGTATCGATCGGGATGCCATTATTTTTGCGGCGGGTCGAGCCGCGGCCAACCGATCTCGACACTGGAAATACATCGCATCGCTTTTGGCTGGAACTCAGGCTCTTACTTTGGCTTTGCTGATGGTGCCCGCGAAAGTTCCGCAGGGCACGGTTGCACCCGTGAATACTTCCAATCAAGAACTTGTTAAGGGGCAGACTGAGTTGCCAATTCCCGATCCAAGTGCCTTCTGGGTTTTGCATCAGCATGCTTCCGATGGAACTGTAGAAGCAACAAATTTCACGGCCGATTCGGTATCTTCCGAGGCGCCGCTTTCGATGCGGAGCCGACCAGAACAGATTCAATAATTTTTGTAACGAGGAATCTCGATGAAAAAGCTTTGGCTATGTATGGCGATCCTGATGCTTTATGCGAATTTCGCATCGGCTCAAGCGGATAAACCCATTCCGGATTTACACGT
The genomic region above belongs to Telmatocola sphagniphila and contains:
- a CDS encoding RNA polymerase sigma factor, whose protein sequence is MTANELGSLIDRLAGPLSLYARQWVDSPEDIVQEAFLRLVAKPPSEELLVPWLYRVVRNAAIDSLKMSQRRKQREQKHAQGRGWFVEQNVEGLDAEVAVNSLKGLPLEQREIIVAHLWGGLTFEQIAKLTDSSSSTVHRSYQAGLAELRVRLEGLCPMKPKS